From Chryseobacterium gallinarum, one genomic window encodes:
- a CDS encoding DUF3575 domain-containing protein produces the protein MNYKLLTGSILALLTIETLTAQEQENQKSLYIKGNALFAPIGILNIGIEKQIKPKYTLQGDIFISPWKSFAGHKLQIYSASIEGRYYFKEAFKHWYIGANIGLSAFNLQKWNYWSGTYVTNEGEFLDSSNLYQKGFSIMLGVTGGYQFQLSDRWNLDVYATIGTSQGFYKGYDSTTGKRYDGTDGVNRSGEIIPYRGGIMISYKLK, from the coding sequence ATGAACTACAAATTATTAACAGGAAGTATCCTGGCCCTTTTAACAATAGAAACCCTAACTGCTCAGGAACAGGAAAATCAAAAGAGCTTATACATAAAAGGGAATGCATTATTTGCACCAATAGGAATACTAAATATTGGGATAGAAAAACAAATAAAGCCTAAGTACACCCTTCAGGGAGATATCTTTATCTCACCATGGAAATCTTTTGCAGGGCATAAATTACAGATTTATTCCGCCTCCATAGAAGGAAGATATTATTTCAAGGAAGCTTTTAAACATTGGTATATAGGAGCTAATATTGGTCTTTCTGCTTTTAATCTTCAAAAATGGAATTATTGGAGCGGCACCTATGTTACCAATGAAGGAGAATTCCTTGATAGTTCTAATCTTTATCAAAAAGGATTTTCAATTATGCTGGGGGTAACAGGAGGTTACCAATTCCAGTTATCTGACCGTTGGAATCTTGACGTTTACGCCACAATAGGTACATCTCAAGGTTTTTACAAAGGATATGATAGCACTACCGGAAAACGCTATGATGGAACAGATGGCGTTAACAGAAGCGGAGAAATCATTCCTTACAGGGGAGGCATAATGATCTCTTATAAATTAAAATAA